One region of Vitis vinifera cultivar Pinot Noir 40024 chromosome 1, ASM3070453v1 genomic DNA includes:
- the LOC100267882 gene encoding putative fasciclin-like arabinogalactan protein 20, which produces MAYSLLTSLIIFCLFSLSSSLPSQTILDAAEILSDSGYVSMSLTLELVSQTLLPKSPSATLFAASDAAFIESGQPPLSLLQFHSSPLALSFESLRSLPVGAKIPTMFANHSLIVTSAASDSQISLNNVNITSSPLFDDGSLIIFGVDKFFDLNFPALGLTRSPSPNTGCTDDAIASSGGDSFDEASGVLRSRGYFVMASFLDLQLLGFRDGTKMTVLAPADEVMMDRVGNFSDISSSIFLRHVLPCKVSWSDLVNFDDGSMLPTSLEGFTINITRSGDTLKLNEVSVAFPDMYHSDWLVVHGLGEVLTLLVGPEQAADSSSETGGSKTNEQTALGNSEF; this is translated from the coding sequence ATGGCGTACTCTCTTCTCACTTCTCTCATCATTTTCTGTCTCTTCTCCCTCTCCTCTTCTCTCCCATCCCAAACAATCCTCGACGCTGCAGAAATCCTCTCTGATTCGGGCTACGTCTCCATGTCCCTCACCCTCGAACTCGTCTCTCAGACCCTACTTCCCAAATCGCCGTCGGCCACCTTGTTCGCTGCTTCCGACGCCGCATTTATCGAATCTGGTCAGCCTCCGCTCTCCCTACTCCAATTCCATTCCTCGCCCCTAGCTTTATCTTTTGAAAGCCTCCGTTCGCTTCCCGTCGGAGCCAAGATTCCGACGATGTTCGCCAACCACTCGTTGATAGTCACCAGCGCCGCTTCCGATTCTCAAATTTCGTTAAACAATGTTAATATCACCTCGTCGCCTTTGTTCGATGATGgttctttgatcatttttggGGTGGATAAGTTCTTCGATCTGAATTTCCCGGCTTTAGGCCTGACTCGAAGCCCTAGCCCTAATACGGGATGCACAGATGATGCAATTGCTTCTTCAGGTGGTGATTCTTTTGATGAAGCAAGCGGAGTGTTAAGGTCCAGAGGATACTTTGTGATGGCTTCGTTTCTTGATTTGCAATTGCTAGGGTTTAGAGATGGCACAAAGATGACAGTTCTCGCCCCAGCTGATGAAGTTATGATGGATCGTGTTGGTAATTTTAGCGACATTTCATCGTCAATCTTTCTTCGGCATGTTCTTCCATGCAAGGTTTCATGGTCTGATCTGGTTAATTTTGATGATGGGTCAATGTTGCCGACATCTTTGGAGGGCTTTACCATTAACATTACGAGATCTGGTGATACATTGAAGCTGAACGAAGTTTCAGTTGCTTTTCCGGACATGTATCACAGTGATTGGCTTGTTGTTCACGGTCTTGGGGAAGTTCTTACCTTGCTGGTGGGACCAGAACAAGCTGCAGACTCTTCGTCTGAAACTGGGGGAAGCAAAACTAATGAACAGACTGCATTAGGCAACAGTGAATTTTAA
- the LOC100245565 gene encoding pentatricopeptide repeat-containing protein At1g71060, mitochondrial codes for MGLTRFLKFSPKILKTSNPFTISFHLLLADADFVRLESIKHENENSCGFSPFSFCRSIHGGSIRNQACTETTDATNHHIAQDTGKLCKLLCTHSNSSIESLLNGASVDVSPTLVLEVLKKLSNSGVIALSFFRWAEKQKGFKYSTENYNALIEALGKIKQFKMIWNLVNDMRSKGLLTQETFALISRRYARARKVKEAVETFEKMEKFGLQPVLSDFNRLLDALCKSRHVERAQEVFDKMKDRKFRPDIKSYTILLEGWGQEQNLLRLDEVYREMKDEGFEPDAVTYGILINAHCKARRYDAAVELFHKMEANKCMPTPHIYCTLINGLGSERRLTEALQFFERSKASGFTPEAPTYNAVVGSYCQSMRMDDAYRIVDEMRKCGVGPQTRTYDIILHHLIKARRTKEAYRVFQGMSSEPGCEPSVSTYEIVVRMFCNEERVDMALRVWDEMKAKGVLPGMHMFSTLINSLCYENKLDEACKYFHEMLDMGIRPPAAMFSNLKQTLLDEGKQDMVLILAQKLDKIRTTQVIG; via the coding sequence ATGGGTCTCACTCGATTCCTCAAATTTTCTccgaaaattttgaaaacctcCAACCCCTTCACCATTAGCTTCCATCTTCTTCTTGCTGACGCTGATTTTGTTCGATTGGAATCTatcaaacatgaaaatgaaaattcatgCGGGTTTTCCCCATTTAGTTTTTGCAGATCAATACATGGCGGTTCAATACGAAACCAGGCGTGCACTGAGACCACTGATGCCACAAACCATCATATAGCCCAAGATACTGGAAAATTGTGTAAACTACTTTGCACTCACTCTAATTCTAGTATTGAATCATTGCTCAATGGCGCTTCGGTCGACGTATCTCCCACGCTGGTCCTGGAGGTCCTGAAGAAGCTCAGCAATTCCGGTGTCATCGCTCTTTCCTTCTTTAGGTGGGCTGAGAAGCAAAAGGGGTTTAAATACAGTACGGAGAACTACAATGCTCTAATTGAAGCCCTGGGCAAGATCAAACAGTTCAAGATGATCTGGAATTTGGTGAATGATATGAGGTCTAAGGGTTTGTTGACCCAAGAGACTTTTGCTTTGATTTCACGGAGGTACGCAAGAGCAAGGAAGGTTAAAGAAGCGGTAGAGACATttgagaaaatggaaaagtttGGATTGCAGCCGGTACTCTCAGATTTTAATAGATTACTTGATGCCCTTTGTAAGTCGAGACATGTCGAGAGAGCACAagaggtgtttgataaaatgaaGGATAGAAAGTTCAGGCCTGATATCAAGTCCTACACGATTTTGTTGGAAGGGTGGGGTCAAGAACAAAATTTGTTGAGATTGGACGAGGTTTATCGAGAGATGAAGGATGAGGGGTTTGAGCCCGATGCTGTGACTTATGGGATACTTATCAACGCCCATTGTAAGGCTAGAAGATACGATGCAGCCGTTGAGTTGTTTCATAAAATGGAAGCAAACAAGTGCATGCCTACTCCTCATATTTATTGTACTCTCATCAATGGGTTGGGCTCCGAGAGGAGATTGACCGAAGCTCTCCAGTTTTTTGAACGATCTAAGGCTAGTGGATTTACTCCAGAGGCACCCACATATAACGCTGTGGTGGGATCTTACTGTCAATCAATGAGGATGGATGATGCCTATCGTATAGTTGATGAGATGAGAAAATGTGGAGTTGGTCCGCAGACTCGAACCTATGATATAATTCTTCATCACTTGATAAAGGCTAGAAGAACAAAGGAAGCTTACCGGGTTTTTCAGGGAATGAGCAGCGAGCCAGGCTGTGAGCCAAGTGTGAGTACATACGAGATTGTAGTGAGGATGTTTTGCAATGAAGAGAGAGTGGATATGGCGTTAAGGGTATGGGATGAAATGAAAGCCAAGGGAGTTCTTCCTGGAATGCACATGTTCTCAACGTTAATTAACAGCTTGTGCTATGAGAATAAGTTAGACGAGGCCTGCAAATACTTTCACGAAATGTTGGACATGGGTATCAGGCCTCCAGCAGCAATGTTCAGCAATTTGAAACAAACTCTACTTGATGAGGGAAAGCAGGATATGGTTCTAATTTTGGCTCAGAAGCTTGACAAAATCAGGACAACTCAAGTGATTGGTTGA
- the LOC100259436 gene encoding beta-glucuronosyltransferase GlcAT14A gives MLAEKKWLFTLFSAAFVSLLLFLSSISGFNASYALSFHKPFSSTVHHGLHYPPAFAYYISGGRGHKDRILRLLLAVYHPRNRYLLHLGADASDEERRLLASAVKSVPAIRAFGNVDVVGKPDRLTYMGSSNIAATLRAASILLRVDSGWNWFITLSSMDYPLITQDDLSHVFSSVRRDLNFIDHTSDLGWKESQRVHPIVVDPGIYLARRSQIFHATEKRPTPDGFKFFTGSPWVILNRSFLEFCILGWDNLPRTLLMYFTNVILSDEGYFHSVICNSPEFRNTTVNNDLRYVIWDSPPKMEPHFLNVSDYDQTVQSGAAFARQFQKDDPVLNMIDEKILKRGRNRVVPGAWCTGRKSWWMDPCSNWGDANVLRPGLQAKKLEESVTNLLEGSNSQSNQCK, from the exons ATGTTAGCAGAGAAGAAATGGCTCTTCACACTCTTCTCCGCCGCCTTCGTCTCTCTCCTCCTCTTTCTCTCGTCGATCTCCGGCTTTAACGCTTCTTACGCCTTATCCTTCCACAAGCCCTTCTCTTCGACGGTCCACCACGGGCTCCATTACCCGCCGGCATTCGCCTACTACATTTCCGGCGGCCGCGGCCACAAGGACCGGATCCTCAGACTCTTGCTTGCGGTTTACCACCCCAGGAATCGGTACCTGTTGCATCTCGGGGCTGATGCCTCGGACGAAGAGAGAAGACTTTTGGCCTCTGCGGTTAAATCGGTGCCGGCGATACGAGCATTTGGGAATGTGGATGTGGTGGGGAAGCCGGATCGATTGACGTACATGGGGTCTAGCAATATTGCTGCGACATTGCGTGCCGCCTCGATACTCTTGAGAGTTGACAGTGGATGGAATTGGTTTATCACTTTGAGTTCAATGGATTATCCTCTCATCACACAAGATG aCTTGTCCCATGTATTCTCCTCTGTTAGGAGAGATCTCAATTTCATCGATCATACCAGTGACCTTGGATGGAAAGA GTCTCAGCGTGTCCATCCTATAGTAGTTGACCCAGGCATTTACTTGGCAAGAAGGTCTCAAATTTTCCATGCTACAGAGAAGCGGCCCACCCCTGatggttttaaatttttcacAG GTTCTCCATGGGTCATTCTGAACAGATCCTTTCTGGAATTCTGCATTCTTGGTTGGGATAATCTCCCCCGAACACTCCTAATGTATTTTACGAATGTAATTTTGTCTGATGAAGGTTATTTCCATTCTGTCATTTGCAATTCACCGGAGTTTAGGAATACGACTGTGAACAATGATTTGAGATACGTGATCTGGGACAGTCCTCCCAAAATGGAACCTCACTTTCTCAATGTATCTGATTATGATCAGACAGTTCAAAGTGGAGCTGCTTTTGCCCGACAATTCCAAAAAGATGACCCAGTGCTAAATATGATTGATGAGAAGATCCTCAAGCGAGGGCGTAACAGAGTTGTTCCAGGGGCATGGTGCACGGGCAGGAAGAGTTGGTGGATGGATCCTTGTTCCAATTGGGGAGATGCCAATGTCTTGAGGCCTGGGCTTCAGGCAAAGAAGTTAGAGGAGTCAGTGACTAACCTTCTTGAGGGCTCGAATTCTCAGTCGAATCAGTGCAAATGA
- the LOC100264613 gene encoding ABC transporter G family member 7, which translates to MVVFGGKRVAQLAGLGGNGVGQILAAVAAALLFRLFSGPGPAVLPENEVEDDRDEIAGDSEGGEAPIAGKVFPVTIQWSNITCSLSDKSSKSVRFLLKNVSGEAKPGRLLAIMGPSGSGKTTLLNVLAGQLMASPRLHLSGLLEVNGKARSKKAYKFAYVRQEDLFFSQLTVRETLSLAAELQLPELSSVEDRDEYVNNLLYKLGLVSCADSNVGDAKVRGISGGEKKRLSLACELIASPSVIFADEPTTGLDAFQAEKVMETLRLLAQDGHTVICSIHQPRSSVYGKFDDIVLLTEGALVYAGPARDDPLAYFSRFGYHCPDHVNPAEFLADLISIDYSSADSVYSSQKRIDGLVESFSQQTSAVLYATPLTRRESFKSTRKFSEKAVVKKKGVWWRQFWLLLRRAWMQASRDGPTNKVRSRMSIASAIIFGSVFWRMGRSQTSIQDRMGLLQVAAINTAMAALTKTVGVFPKERAIVDRERAKGSYALGPYLLSKLLAEIPVGAAFPLMFGAVLYPMARLHPTLFKFGQFCGIVTVESFAASAMGLTVGAMVPTPEAAMAVGPSLMTVFIVFGGYYVNAENTPIIFRWIPRISLIRWAFQGLCINEFSGLEFDHQQPFDIQTGEQALERLSFGGSRIRDTVMAQSRILLFWYFTTYRLLERNKPKYQQLEPPSPDQVQPPLQLEPSDTDQAKPNQQLEPPLAQVESTQKLESPPLDQIQPFILEGAK; encoded by the exons ATGGTGGTTTTTGGCGGGAAAAGAGTGGCTCAGCTGGCAGGTCTTGGTGGGAACGGTGTGGGTCAGATTCTGGCTGCCGTCGCGGCTGCTCTGTTGTTCCGTCTCTTCTCTGGCCCCGGACCGGCGGTGTTGCCGGAAAACGAGGTGGAGGATGACAGGGACGAGATAGCTGGAGATAGTGAGGGCGGCGAAGCTCCTATCGCTGGGAAAGTTTTTCCTGTGACAATCCAGTGGAGCAACATAACATGCTCCCTCTCTGACAAATCTTCCAAATCA GTACGATTTTTGCTAAAAAATGTAAGTGGAGAGGCAAAACCTGGAAGGCTACTTGCAATCATGGGGCCATCTGGATCGGGGAAAACAACTCTGCTCAATGTTCTTGCAGGTCAGCTAATGGCGTCACCCCGGTTGCATTTGTCAGGTCTTTTGGAGGTCAATGGAAAGGCTAGATCAAAGAAAGCTTATAA GTTTGCTTATGTGAGACAAGAGGACCTGTTTTTCTCACAGTTGACAGTCCGTGAAACATTGTCTCTTGCTGCTGAACTCCAGCTCCCAGAGCTATCTTCTGTGGAAGATAGAGATGAATATGTGAACAATCTCTTGTATAAACTAGGTTTG GTCAGCTGTGCTGATTCCAATGTTGGTGATGCAAAAGTTCGTGGAATCAGTGGTGGTGAAAAGAAACGTTTGTCACTTGCATGTGAACTGATTGCAAGCCCATCTGTGATATTTGCAGATGAACCCACAACTG GACTCGATGCTTTCCAGGCAGAAAAGGTGATGGAGACACTCCGACTACTTGCACAGGATGGACACACTGTAATTTGTTCCATACACCAGCCTAGAAGTTCAGTGTATGGGAAATTTGACGACATTGTATTGCTAACAGAAGGTGCACTTGTTTATGCTGGGCCAGCACGGGATGATCCACTGGCAtacttctcaagatttgg GTATCATTGCCCCGATCATGTGAATCCTGCTGAATTTTTGGCTGATCTCATATCCATAGACTATAGTTCTGCTGACAGTGTCTACTCTTCTCAGAAAAGGATAGATGGTCTTGTTGAATCATTCTCACAACAAACATCAGCAGTTCTTTATGCGACTCCTCTTACCAGAAGGGAGAGCTTTAAGAGCACCAGGAAATTCAGTGAGAAAGCTGTTGTTAAGAAAAAGGGGGTTTGGTGGAGGCAGTTCTGGTTGCTCCTTAGACGTGCATGGATGCAG GCTTCTCGTGATGGACCAACAAATAAAGTTCGGTCAAGGATGTCAATTGCATCAGCTATAATATTTGGGTCGGTTTTCTGGAGAATGGGACGATCTCAGACATCAATACAGGACAGAATGGGATTGCTTCAG GTTGCTGCAATAAATACAGCAATGGCTGCACTGACAAAAACTGTGGGTGTGTTTCCCAAGGAACGAGCAATTGTAGATAGAGAGCGTGCTAAGGGGTCTTATGCTTTAGGACCTTATCTACTTTCTAAATTGTTAGCTGAGATCCCGGTTGGAGCCGCATTTCCATTAATGTTTGGGGCTGTTTTGTACCCCATGGCTCGTCTTCATCCTACTTTGTTCAA ATTTGGGCAGTTCTGTGGAATTGTGACAGTGGAGTCTTTTGCTGCATCTGCTATGGGTCTAACTGTGGGGGCCATGGTTCCGACCCCTGAAGCAGCAATGGCTGTGGGGCCCTCTCTTATGACAGTTTTTATTGTATTTGGAGGCTATTATGTCAACGCAGAGAATACACCAATTATATTCCGGTGGATTCCTCGTATTTCGCTGATAAGATG GGCATTTCAGGGGCTTTGCATTAATGAATTTAGTGGTCTTGAATTTGATCACCAGCAGCCATTTGATATTCAAACTGGAGAACAG GCACTTGAGCGGCTCTCATTTGGAGGCAGTCGCATTAGAGATACAGTGATGGCTCAAAGTAGAATACTGCTGTTTTGGTATTTCACCACTTACCGTCTCCTTGAGAGGAACAAGCCCAAATACCAGCAGCTTGAGCCACCATCTCCTGATCAAGTCCAACCACCCCTACAACTTGAGCCTTCTGATACTGACCAAGCTAAACCAAACCAGCAACTCGAGCCTCCTCTTGCTCAAGTTGAATCAACCCAGAAGCTTGAATCACCTCCCCTTGACCAAATCCAACCATTTATCCTAGAAG GTGCTAAGTAA